The DNA sequence CTGCTTTGCCGGGCCTTCAATCTGTGGCCCATGCAGAGCAGCTGAATAACAGCGTCAAAGACTGCTTTGAGCAGAAAGCGGGAGATTGCGCAGAGCCTGCAAAGGGAGCCGGCTCGGCTGCAAAGGAAGAAGGATCTGGCGGAGTTGGCATTAACAGCTGGGATATAGCCAAGATGATTTTTGCCACAGCATTTGTCATTGGCCTGCTGTACTTTCTGCTTAAATTCATCAACAAAAAAAGCCGGAACTATAAATCTTCCCAGCTTGTCGAAAATCTCGGCGGCGCCTCGCTCGGAGCCAGCAAAAGCATTCAGATCATCAAAGTAGGCAGGCAGCTTCTTGTAGTGGGTGTGGGTGATAATATACAGCTGTTGAAAGAAATAGATGATGAAGAAGAATATCATCAGATCATCAATGATTATAACAACAAAATGGAACAGCTTGTTCAGCCAAGCGATATTGTGACAAAAGTGATTCAAAGAGCAAAGGCAGCCAGAACGGAAAATGCGGCAATGTCAAAATCCGCTGAAGGCAGCAATGGCGATTTTCAGTCTGTCTTAAAAGGACAGCTGGAAGAGCTGAGCAGAGAGCGCAGGAAAATTCACCAGGAAATGGAGCAGAAGGGGCCTAAAGATCAATGAATGAATTTATGGAATTTTTCAATGCGAGCTCCCCTGATAATGTATCCACTTCAGTAAAAATGCTCCTGCTGCTGACGGTTTTATCGCTGGCGCCAAGCATATTGATTTTAATGACATGTTTCACCAGGATCATCATTGTTCTTTCTTTTGTCAGAACGGCGCTTGCTACCCAGCAAATGCCACCCAACCAGGTGCTTGTAGGCCTCTCGCTTTTTTTGACATTCTTCATCATGGCACCCACCTTCCAGGAGGTTAATGAACAGGCGCTGACTCCGCTTTTTAATGATGAAATCAATCTTGAACAGGCGTACGAAAAAGCTTCTGTCCCTTTCAAGGACTTTATGAGCGCCCATACAAGGCAGAAGGATTTAGCTTTGTTCCTGGAATATTCCGGTGCCGAAACGCCGGAATCCATACAGGATATTCCGCTGACAGCGCTGGTTCCGGCATTTGCCATCAGTGAGATAAAAACTGCTTTCCAGATTGGATTTATGATTTTTATCCCTTTCCTAGTGATTGATATGATAGTGGCCAGTGTGCTTATGTCCATGGGGATGATGATGCTTCCGCCGGTCATGATATCACTTCCGTTTAAAATTTTGCTGTTCGTTCTTGTGGATGGATGGTATCTCGTGGTCAAATCTTTACTACAAAGTTTTTAAGCAGGTGAATGAATGAGTCCCGAAACAGTTATATCGATCGCAGAGCAAGGGATTATGAGTGTTTTATATATCAGCGGGCCGCTTTTGGTGCTTGCGCTTGTCGTGGGGCTGATTGTCAGCATCTTTCAGGCGACCACCCAGATCCAGGAACAGACCTTGGCATTTGTGCCAAAGATCGTTGCTGTCCTTCTCGGTGTTGTTTTTTTCGGCCCTTGGATGCTCAGCCATATGCTTTCTTATACAAATGAAATATTTTCAAATCTGACTAGATTTGTAGGATGATGACATGCTAGATTTACTTCCGGCGTTTCCTGCTTTTTTACTGATATTTGTAAGAGTGACTTCCTTCTTTCTTCTGATGCCGCTTTTTTCTTACCGGTCAATCCCTAATACCCATAAAATTGGCTTGGGCTTTTTTCTGGCCTGGATCATCTTTTATGCGGCGGATGCCCCGGCATTTGAAATTAATGGTGCCTATTATTTGCTGATTATGAAAGAAGCACTGGTTGGGCTTGTCATAGGCTTTATATCATATTTAATCCTTTCGGCCATTCAAATAGCAGGCGGTTTGATCGACTTTCAGATGGGTTTCGCCATCGCCAATGTAATTGATCCGCAAACAGGTGCGCAAAGCCCGCTCATGGGCCAGTATTTATACACGATATCTCTG is a window from the Bacillus infantis NRRL B-14911 genome containing:
- a CDS encoding flagellar biosynthetic protein FliO, which translates into the protein MLQIVKQLLITLLLAAAALPGLQSVAHAEQLNNSVKDCFEQKAGDCAEPAKGAGSAAKEEGSGGVGINSWDIAKMIFATAFVIGLLYFLLKFINKKSRNYKSSQLVENLGGASLGASKSIQIIKVGRQLLVVGVGDNIQLLKEIDDEEEYHQIINDYNNKMEQLVQPSDIVTKVIQRAKAARTENAAMSKSAEGSNGDFQSVLKGQLEELSRERRKIHQEMEQKGPKDQ
- the fliP gene encoding flagellar type III secretion system pore protein FliP (The bacterial flagellar biogenesis protein FliP forms a type III secretion system (T3SS)-type pore required for flagellar assembly.), giving the protein MNEFMEFFNASSPDNVSTSVKMLLLLTVLSLAPSILILMTCFTRIIIVLSFVRTALATQQMPPNQVLVGLSLFLTFFIMAPTFQEVNEQALTPLFNDEINLEQAYEKASVPFKDFMSAHTRQKDLALFLEYSGAETPESIQDIPLTALVPAFAISEIKTAFQIGFMIFIPFLVIDMIVASVLMSMGMMMLPPVMISLPFKILLFVLVDGWYLVVKSLLQSF
- the fliQ gene encoding flagellar biosynthesis protein FliQ, which codes for MSPETVISIAEQGIMSVLYISGPLLVLALVVGLIVSIFQATTQIQEQTLAFVPKIVAVLLGVVFFGPWMLSHMLSYTNEIFSNLTRFVG